The stretch of DNA AAAGAAAAGGAAGTTTACTGCATATGCATAGTTAGCAATCTCACCATCAGAATAGATGACTAGCTCTGCCTTCGGGTTTTTTTCGTATTCAGGTGCGTCAGCTAAGGATGCTAATAAGTTCTCTTCCGCTATCGCAACCGCATCTTTTTTAGTTACTTTTTGCTCTTTTTTTAATGAATTCTTTTTTTCTAGCTCTGGAAGTGCGGTTCCAGAAATTGCTGTCAAAACACCATCTTGATCAATATGTGCTGTCAACGTAGCACCAAATACTGGCGTACCTTTAAATACTTGTTGCAAACGGATAAACGTGTAGCCTAAATCATCCTTCTTACTTTCTTTAACGATAAACGAATTCTTCGCTACAGCATCAATTTTAAAGATATCTTTCTTACTATCAATATAGCTAAAAAGTATATCTTCCGAATTATTGTTAGAAGGTTCTGTCAATTTACCAGAAATGAATTCAGGTGCATTAACTTTCTCACTCCAGTTTACCTTTTCAGCGGCCTTTTCCACTTGATTAATAGACTTTGCTGATACATAGCTTACCGTAGGCGCAACAAAAGTGCCTAATGCTAATGAACTTGCTAATACAGTAGTCATTAATTTTTTCTTATTTTTCATCCTTACACCTCTTTGTATTCTAGTTTTCATGTTCGAAAGTATAGTTTTCTCATAGAAATAGTTATATTAAAGCAAAAAAATAAAAATACATCTCGGCCGAAATGTATAAACCTATGAATAAATTTTATAAAAATACAAAAATTCCGTCAATATAAACAAAAAAAACACTACTATTTAAGTAGTAAAATACCAAATTTAAGGTTATAACCATAAAAAATTTATATTCTGAAAATATTAATAATAATTTTTTCAAGACTTTTGCCCTATCTGAACTTAACAAGTATTTTCTTAAACTTGAAAAGTTTGAACAAAACATTCCTCATCATCTATCAAATCTCTGCTGTTTTCATATTTAATATTCATCTTGTTATAAATACCCTTCCAAAAAGATACAGCTGATTCATTGCTAACAAGCTCAATTACATAATACTTCCCTTTCTTCTGCTCAAAAAGCTCTTTTACTACATTTATTCCATTTCCTTTTCCCCTATATTTATTAAGTATAAAGATGTCATTAATACAGTAATCGTATTGTCCTTTTAAAAAAGGCCTCTCTAAAAGTAAAACGAAACCAATAGTCATTTCACCTTGTTTTATAAAAAATGGAGAAAACCCAGCTGTATCCCAAAATATATTCAACTCCTCCATCTCAAATATTCCGTCACTAGTAATATTTAAACAAGAAGTAAATTTTGATAAATCATGTAGGTAGAGTGAATAGAGATTTTTTAATACGTGCTTTTGTTCTTGCAAAACCGGATCTAATGATATTGCCATATAGTCAACTCCTTAATAGCTTCTTAAATGATACCTATCCATTTTTTCCATCCAGTAGCATTTACAGATTGTTCATTTACATATGGCTTATCTTTTGTACTAAATAAGTAAAAATCTTCTCCCCAATGTCCTGCACAACCTAGTTTTATCCAGTTATTAAAAAACGTATAGAAATTTCCACCTAACCTTAAGCCATGCATATGATAACTAGTCGTTAAATAGATAATTTCACCAACATTATACTTTAGATCAATTCCTAAGTAACTACCATTTCCAAACGATGTAAACA from Bacillus sp. SM2101 encodes:
- a CDS encoding PepSY domain-containing protein, which gives rise to MKNKKKLMTTVLASSLALGTFVAPTVSYVSAKSINQVEKAAEKVNWSEKVNAPEFISGKLTEPSNNNSEDILFSYIDSKKDIFKIDAVAKNSFIVKESKKDDLGYTFIRLQQVFKGTPVFGATLTAHIDQDGVLTAISGTALPELEKKNSLKKEQKVTKKDAVAIAEENLLASLADAPEYEKNPKAELVIYSDGEIANYAYAVNFLFFYPELGNVDYFVDAVTGEVLAKHNKIHTAEDSVGTGVGVLGDQKSLNTSFDGTAYSLIDNTRGNGIFTYDAENKINDKNYRAKLPGSLWVDTDNLFTDSYDSAAVDAHYYAGITYDYFKDVFGRDSYDGNGAPIKSTVHFGRNYNNAAWVGTQMIYGDGDGRQFLPLSGSLDVVGHELTHAVTDFSANLIYQ
- a CDS encoding GNAT family N-acetyltransferase, with protein sequence MAISLDPVLQEQKHVLKNLYSLYLHDLSKFTSCLNITSDGIFEMEELNIFWDTAGFSPFFIKQGEMTIGFVLLLERPFLKGQYDYCINDIFILNKYRGKGNGINVVKELFEQKKGKYYVIELVSNESAVSFWKGIYNKMNIKYENSRDLIDDEECFVQTFQV